A DNA window from Streptomyces sp. B21-083 contains the following coding sequences:
- a CDS encoding ABC transporter permease has product MARLNLWRGVVLTGAAVYFLVPLAASVIFTVDVPGEGVTFDAYSQIVGADGFLPGLTLSLELAAATIAVVLLLMVPAMVALRLGAPRLRPVVEVICSLPLVVPPIAFVAGISTVLKWGPEHLSRTPLFQTFVAIQNPDFPVVLVLAYVVMALPFVYRALDAGLRAIDIRTLVEAARSCGASPAQALLTAVLPNLRGALLNASFLTLALVLGEFTVAQLLGFQPFAVWIYSVGGSQAQLSVAVSVLSLFVTWALLLALAGLGGRTRTAAAKG; this is encoded by the coding sequence ATGGCTCGCCTGAACCTGTGGCGCGGGGTGGTTCTCACCGGCGCCGCGGTCTACTTCCTCGTCCCGCTCGCCGCCTCCGTGATCTTCACGGTCGACGTGCCGGGCGAGGGCGTCACCTTCGACGCGTACAGCCAGATCGTCGGCGCCGACGGCTTCCTCCCCGGCCTGACTCTGTCCCTGGAACTCGCCGCCGCCACCATCGCCGTGGTCCTGCTGCTGATGGTGCCCGCGATGGTCGCCCTGCGGCTCGGCGCACCCCGGCTGCGGCCGGTCGTCGAGGTGATCTGCTCGCTGCCCCTGGTGGTTCCGCCGATCGCGTTCGTCGCCGGGATCTCGACCGTCCTCAAGTGGGGGCCCGAACACCTCTCCCGTACGCCCCTGTTCCAGACCTTCGTCGCCATCCAGAACCCCGACTTCCCCGTCGTCCTCGTCCTCGCCTACGTCGTGATGGCGCTGCCCTTCGTCTACCGGGCACTGGACGCCGGGCTGCGCGCGATCGACATCCGCACGTTGGTGGAGGCCGCCCGCAGTTGTGGTGCGAGCCCGGCACAGGCGCTGCTGACGGCGGTGCTGCCCAACCTGCGCGGGGCCCTGCTCAACGCCTCCTTCCTCACCCTGGCCCTGGTATTGGGCGAGTTCACCGTGGCCCAGTTGCTCGGCTTCCAGCCGTTCGCCGTGTGGATCTACAGCGTCGGCGGCTCGCAGGCCCAGCTGTCCGTCGCCGTCTCCGTGCTCAGCCTGTTCGTCACCTGGGCCCTCCTCCTCGCGCTCGCCGGGCTCGGCGGGCGTACCCGAACCGCCGCCGCCAAGGGATGA
- a CDS encoding ABC transporter permease codes for MTATLTRVDVAPAASLKRRRRAPGWLAVLPLLAFVAVAFGVPALAMLNGAFTVKNQATGATSYTTTNLTDSLQGAYLTALIGSVKLSAVSALIATVLGLLLAQAVVTSRFRALREAVLTASGVLANFGGVPLAFAFVATLGNSGVLTRHLGLTDKGWSLYSFWGLVIVYLYFLIPLMVLTITPALDGLRSQWREAARNNGATNVQYWQHVGLPVLLPSLLGGFVLLFGSAFAAYATAAAMVGSSIPLVTLQIADAISGNVLVGQENVALALSLDMVLIAGLVMAVYLPLQRRSARWLA; via the coding sequence ATGACCGCCACCCTCACGCGGGTCGACGTGGCGCCCGCCGCTTCCCTGAAGCGGCGGCGTCGCGCCCCCGGCTGGCTCGCCGTACTGCCGCTGCTCGCCTTCGTGGCGGTCGCCTTCGGGGTGCCCGCCCTGGCCATGCTGAACGGCGCCTTCACCGTCAAGAACCAGGCCACCGGCGCCACTTCGTACACCACGACCAATCTGACCGACTCCCTCCAGGGCGCGTATCTCACCGCCCTGATCGGCAGCGTCAAGCTGTCCGCCGTGTCGGCGCTCATCGCGACCGTCCTCGGACTGCTGCTCGCCCAGGCCGTGGTGACCTCCCGGTTCCGGGCCCTGCGCGAGGCGGTGCTCACCGCCTCCGGGGTCCTCGCCAACTTCGGTGGGGTGCCGCTGGCCTTCGCCTTCGTCGCCACCCTCGGCAACTCAGGCGTCCTGACACGGCACTTGGGGCTGACGGACAAGGGCTGGAGCCTCTACAGCTTCTGGGGACTGGTGATCGTCTACCTCTACTTCCTGATTCCGCTGATGGTCCTCACGATCACGCCCGCGCTCGACGGCCTGCGGTCCCAGTGGCGCGAGGCCGCGCGGAACAACGGGGCCACCAACGTCCAGTACTGGCAGCACGTCGGTCTGCCCGTGCTGCTGCCCTCACTGCTCGGCGGGTTCGTACTCCTCTTCGGGAGTGCCTTCGCCGCGTACGCCACCGCCGCCGCCATGGTGGGCAGTTCGATCCCGCTGGTCACCCTCCAGATCGCCGACGCCATCTCCGGCAACGTGCTGGTGGGCCAGGAGAACGTGGCGCTCGCCCTCAGCCTCGACATGGTCCTGATCGCGGGCCTCGTCATGGCCGTGTACCTGCCCCTGCAACGGAGGAGCGCGCGATGGCTCGCCTGA
- a CDS encoding ABC transporter substrate-binding protein has protein sequence MTVTLPRTAVRGGALAVVAALALSACGAAPDDTSTTANGKSAATATSAADFGGMAKLVAAAKKEGTLHAIALPRDWANYGALIDGFQKKYGIKIEVENPDGASQDEINAVTSRKGQDRAPDVLDLGSSFALSAAQQGLLAPYKVASFADIPEGQKDPEGRWFNDYGGYISIGCDAKRVKTCPTSFADLLKPQYKGQVALNGNPTKSGSAFAGVYAASLASGGSFDDIQPGLDFFAKLKKNGNYTPVESTPATVEKGETPISIDWDYLNAGYADEFKSKGVDWTVSVPSDGEFSQFYSQAVNKDAPHPAAARLWQEYLYSVEGQNLWLKGYARPALMTAMEKAGTLDKAAAAKLPKVSGTPSFPTEPQQAKAKSVLAEGWGKAVSG, from the coding sequence GTGACAGTGACCCTGCCGAGAACAGCCGTCCGTGGCGGCGCCCTCGCCGTCGTCGCCGCGCTCGCCCTGAGCGCCTGCGGCGCGGCCCCCGACGACACGTCGACCACCGCGAACGGCAAGAGCGCGGCCACCGCGACCTCCGCCGCCGACTTCGGCGGCATGGCCAAACTGGTCGCCGCCGCCAAGAAGGAGGGCACGCTGCACGCCATCGCGCTGCCCCGCGACTGGGCCAACTACGGTGCTCTGATCGACGGTTTCCAGAAGAAGTACGGCATCAAGATCGAGGTCGAGAACCCCGACGGGGCGAGTCAGGACGAGATCAACGCCGTCACGTCCCGCAAGGGGCAGGACCGGGCACCCGATGTTCTCGACCTGGGCAGTTCCTTCGCGCTGAGCGCCGCCCAGCAGGGGCTCCTCGCGCCCTACAAGGTCGCCTCCTTCGCCGACATACCCGAGGGTCAGAAGGACCCGGAGGGACGCTGGTTCAACGACTACGGCGGCTACATCTCCATCGGGTGCGACGCCAAGCGCGTGAAGACCTGTCCCACCTCCTTCGCCGATCTGCTGAAGCCCCAGTACAAGGGGCAGGTCGCCCTCAACGGCAATCCCACCAAGTCCGGCTCGGCCTTCGCCGGCGTCTACGCGGCCTCGCTGGCCAGCGGCGGCTCCTTCGACGACATCCAGCCCGGCCTCGACTTCTTCGCCAAGCTGAAGAAGAACGGCAACTACACGCCCGTCGAGTCGACCCCGGCCACCGTCGAGAAGGGCGAGACGCCCATCAGCATCGACTGGGACTACCTCAACGCCGGGTACGCCGACGAGTTCAAGTCCAAGGGCGTCGACTGGACGGTGTCCGTGCCCAGTGACGGCGAGTTCTCCCAGTTCTACTCACAGGCCGTCAACAAGGACGCCCCGCACCCGGCCGCCGCCCGGCTGTGGCAGGAGTACCTCTACAGCGTCGAGGGACAGAACCTCTGGCTCAAGGGATACGCCCGGCCGGCCCTGATGACCGCCATGGAGAAGGCCGGCACCCTCGACAAGGCCGCCGCGGCCAAGCTGCCCAAGGTCTCCGGTACGCCGTCCTTCCCGACCGAGCCCCAGCAGGCCAAGGCCAAGTCCGTGCTGGCCGAGGGCTGGGGCAAGGCCGTCTCCGGATGA